A single genomic interval of Spinacia oleracea cultivar Varoflay chromosome 6, BTI_SOV_V1, whole genome shotgun sequence harbors:
- the LOC110802205 gene encoding uncharacterized protein yields the protein MTPLLGLIFMGILTFIPPDSSASKPTKQPRKQHHHKTEPQQQQQQQPKPKSKSKPKPKPKPKQASSWDQIKNLLTCKQVEGSRVHDPSKPAVSSSCGSMCSFRDVVHGNTRVVHRSDNSSPESSSLGQEARLLHRRKTGPGSVSSRSLSGSVRSGTSVTTTHSVSSRGMPLRKLSGCYECHMIVDPSRYPIIPRSTVCACPHCGEVFPKIESLEHHQAVRHAVSELGPEDSGRNIVEIIFKSSWLKKDNPICKIERILKVENTQRTIQRFEDCRDMVKLRANNNTKKNPRCAADGNELLRFHCTTLTCSLGARASSNLCGSVPGCGVCTIIRHGFQGNKGVRTTASSGKAHDSLLDCTDGRKAMLVCRVIAGRVKRSANDAPAEEEIMSLDGQSGNTTYDSVAGSSGIYSSLEDLVVTNPKAILPCFVVIYKTLTTT from the exons atgaCACCTTTGCTCGGTCTCATCTTCATGGGTATCCTCACTTTCATCCCTCCCGACTCCTCCGCATCTAAGCCAACCAAACAACCCCGTAAACAACACCACCATAAAACAgaaccacaacaacaacaacaacaacaaccaaaacccAAGTCGAAATCGAAACCGAAACCGAAGCCAAAGCCGAAACAAGCCTCGTCATGGGACCAAATAAAGAACCTTCTAACTTGCAAGCAAGTAGAAGGTTCTAGAGTCCACGACCCATCAAAACCCGCCGTATCTTCATCTTGTGGGTCAATGTGTAGTTTCCGTGACGTGGTTCACGGGAATACTAGAGTTGTTCACCGGTCTGATAACTCTTCCCCTGAAAGTAGCTCACTAGGTCAGGAAGCTCGGCTCCTGCACCGGCGTAAGACCGGCCCAGGCTCCGTTTCCAGTCGGTCCTTGTCGGGTTCGGTTAGATCGGGCACCAGTGTCACCACAACACATTCTGTGTCCTCTAGAGGAATGCCCTTGAGGAAGTTGTCCGGGTGTTATGAGTGCCATATGATTGTTGATCCTAGCAG GTACCCAATAATACCAAGGTCAACAGTTTGTGCATGCCCACATTGTGGAGAAGTTTTTCCAAAAATTGAAAGCTTGGAGCATCATCAAGCAGTTAGGCATGCAG TGTCGGAGCTGGGACCGGAGGATTCGGGTAGAAATATAGTGGAAATAATATTCAAGTCAAGCTGGCTAAAAAAGGATAACCCAATATGCAAGATCGAACGGATACTAAAGGTTGAAAATACACAAAGAACAATCCAACGGTTCGAAGATTGCAGAGATATGGTGAAGTTGAGAGCAAATAACAACACAAAGAAGAATCCAAGATGCGCCGCTGACGGGAATGAGCTACTAAGATTCCATTGTACTACTCTTACTTGTTCTCTGGGCGCACGTGCTTCTTCTAACCTTTGTGGTTCCGTTCCTGGTTGCGGCGTTTGTACCATTATTAG GCATGGGTTTCAAGGAAACAAGGGAGTGAGGACAACAGCGAGTAGTGGAAAGGCCCATGATTCGTTATTAGATTGTACGGATGGACGTAAGGCAATGCTTGTGTGCCGTGTAATAGCTGGTAGAGTGAAGCGCAGCGCCAACGATGCTCCGGCAGAAGAGGAGATCATGTCTCTTGACGGTCAATCCGGTAACACCACTTATGACTCGGTAGCCGGGTCTTCCGGAATCTACTCTAGTCTAGAAGACTTGGTGGTCACTAATCCCAAGGCTATTCTTCCTTGCTTTGTAGTCATTTATAAAACCCTCACCACAACCTAA